The Pseudomonas fragi DNA window TCGAGCCCGCAACGGTTTAGGGCTTTTCCATTCAAGTAGCCATAGAGGGAGCAACAATGAAGGTGCTGGCCTGTATCAAGCGCGTGGTCGATTACAACGTCAAGGTTCGCGTCAAGGCGGACAACTCCGGCGTTGACCTCGCCAACGTCAAGATGTCGATGAACCCCTTCTGCGAAATCGCCGTGGAAGAAGCCGTGCGCCTGAAAGAAAAAGGCGTTGCCACTGAAATCGTCGTCGTCTCCATCGGCCCGACCACTGCTCAGGAACAGCTGCGTACCGCGCTGGCTCTGGGTGCCGATCGCGCCATTCTCGTCGAGTCCGCCGAAGACCTGACCTCGCTGGCCGTGGCCAAGCTGCTCAAGGCCGTTGTCGACAAGGAGCAACCTCAGCTGGTGATCCTGGGCAAACAGGCCATCGACAGCGACAACAACCAGACTGGCCAGATGCTGGCTGCGCTGACCGGTTTCGGCCAGGGTACGTTCGCCTCCAAGGTTGAAGTGGCAGGTGACAAGGTTGCCGTCACGCGTGAAATCGACGGCGGCGCGCAAACTGTTTCGCTGAGCTTGCCGGCGATCATCACCACCGACCTGCGTTTGAATGAGCCGCGTTATGCGTCCCTGCCAAACATCATGA harbors:
- a CDS encoding electron transfer flavoprotein subunit beta/FixA family protein, producing the protein MKVLACIKRVVDYNVKVRVKADNSGVDLANVKMSMNPFCEIAVEEAVRLKEKGVATEIVVVSIGPTTAQEQLRTALALGADRAILVESAEDLTSLAVAKLLKAVVDKEQPQLVILGKQAIDSDNNQTGQMLAALTGFGQGTFASKVEVAGDKVAVTREIDGGAQTVSLSLPAIITTDLRLNEPRYASLPNIMKAKKKPLEVLTPDALGVSTASTHSTLKVEAPAARSAGIKVKSVAELVEKLKNEAKVI